One genomic segment of Aquamicrobium lusatiense includes these proteins:
- a CDS encoding polysaccharide biosynthesis/export family protein — MKSPAILLSAMIAVSASLSGCSSYRPTPAAFHEVLNQPYQLGAGDRIRVTVFEQEGLTNTYSVDQSGYISFPLVGNIPARGHTAQQLEKQIAAKLRQGYLRDPDVSVEIDRYRPIFVMGEVGAAGQYSYVPGLTVQKAVAIAGGFSARANQESVDITRDINGEVITGRVRTSDPLLPGDTVYVRERLF; from the coding sequence ATGAAAAGTCCCGCCATCCTGTTGAGCGCTATGATCGCAGTCTCCGCGAGCCTGTCCGGCTGCTCCAGCTACAGGCCAACACCGGCGGCTTTCCATGAAGTGCTCAACCAGCCTTATCAGCTGGGAGCCGGTGACCGCATTCGCGTGACCGTTTTCGAGCAGGAAGGGCTGACAAATACATATAGTGTCGACCAGTCTGGCTATATATCGTTCCCGCTTGTCGGGAACATCCCGGCTCGCGGCCACACGGCCCAGCAGCTTGAGAAGCAGATCGCGGCCAAGCTGCGTCAGGGCTATCTGAGGGATCCCGACGTGTCGGTGGAGATAGATCGCTACCGGCCGATCTTCGTGATGGGCGAAGTGGGTGCAGCCGGCCAGTACTCCTATGTACCGGGTCTCACCGTTCAGAAAGCCGTTGCAATCGCCGGCGGCTTCTCGGCGCGCGCCAATCAGGAGAGCGTGGACATAACGCGGGATATCAACGGCGAGGTCATCACCGGGCGCGTCCGGACATCCGATCCTCTGTTACCCGGCGACACCGTCTATGTACGCGAACGCCTGTTCTGA
- a CDS encoding YceD family protein — protein sequence MNEADEKSPVSFEVHVARLPQTGLPVTVEASEDQRRALAGVHELVSVEAYRAELLVTAWKRNGVKIAGRVVADITQNCVVTLEPIKTHIDEAVEGLFLSQGSKLARFEQQGEMVLDADGPDSPELFSGDVIDAGALAEEFFGLAIDPYPRKPGAVLDTSGMEAREETEFQKKLRGLLGKG from the coding sequence ATGAACGAAGCCGACGAAAAAAGCCCTGTTTCCTTTGAAGTCCATGTCGCGCGCCTGCCGCAGACGGGATTGCCGGTGACGGTTGAAGCCAGCGAAGACCAGCGCAGGGCCCTTGCCGGGGTGCATGAGCTTGTTTCGGTCGAAGCCTACCGGGCGGAACTGCTGGTGACGGCGTGGAAGCGCAACGGGGTGAAGATCGCGGGCAGGGTGGTTGCCGATATTACTCAGAATTGCGTGGTCACGCTGGAGCCTATCAAAACCCATATAGATGAAGCGGTTGAGGGGCTGTTCCTGTCGCAGGGCTCGAAGCTTGCACGCTTCGAGCAGCAGGGCGAAATGGTTCTCGATGCCGACGGACCGGACAGCCCCGAGCTTTTCAGCGGCGACGTAATCGATGCTGGTGCGCTCGCCGAAGAATTCTTCGGACTGGCGATCGATCCCTATCCGCGCAAGCCGGGAGCGGTGCTCGACACCTCCGGAATGGAGGCTCGGGAGGAAACCGAATTCCAGAAAAAACTGCGTGGTCTTCTCGGAAAAGGCTGA
- a CDS encoding O-antigen ligase family protein, with protein sequence MSAVADPVAHRAAVNIKLTGLIASGSVALAILLSGFVLHEPAPYDIYMVALVGIWALFGLKLSRAAAPMTGLLVLFNIGGLIAMTQMAELADTPLYLAVSVFLAFTAIFYASVAETRPGLLPVIFNAYVVAAVATSLMGIAGYFNLFPGAEVFTRYGRASGVFQDPNVFGPFLVLPAIWLLHGLMTGSPARMMLAALPLSVIACGIFLSFSRGAWGLFAVSVVLMVGLLFLQSDSGRFRLKIVVMTVAAVTLLIALALITLQIPGVADMLSERARLAQDYDSARLGRFARYGIGFMVALEHPPGIGPLVFGKIYGEDTHNIWLKALLDYGWLGFSAYLTLTIWTLAAGFRLILRNRPWQPYLLCAYVVYLGHVGLGTFIDTDHWRHFYLLLGIIWAIIALETRYQNQPSQGDLDHGELRL encoded by the coding sequence TTGAGCGCCGTCGCCGACCCTGTGGCTCATCGGGCAGCGGTCAATATAAAACTGACCGGCCTGATCGCTTCCGGATCCGTTGCACTGGCCATCCTGCTCTCCGGCTTCGTTCTTCATGAGCCGGCTCCATACGACATCTATATGGTCGCTCTGGTCGGCATATGGGCGCTCTTCGGCCTGAAACTGTCGAGAGCGGCGGCTCCCATGACCGGCCTGCTCGTGCTGTTCAATATTGGCGGCCTGATCGCCATGACACAGATGGCGGAGCTGGCGGATACGCCGCTCTATCTCGCTGTTTCTGTGTTTCTGGCATTTACGGCGATCTTTTACGCCTCCGTCGCCGAAACCCGCCCCGGCCTTTTGCCCGTCATCTTCAATGCCTATGTGGTTGCGGCGGTGGCGACGTCATTGATGGGAATAGCCGGCTATTTCAACCTGTTTCCCGGCGCAGAAGTGTTCACGCGTTACGGTCGCGCCTCGGGCGTCTTTCAGGATCCGAATGTGTTCGGGCCGTTTCTGGTTCTTCCGGCCATCTGGCTGCTTCATGGGCTGATGACAGGCTCCCCTGCCCGCATGATGCTGGCAGCCCTGCCCCTGTCGGTCATCGCCTGCGGCATCTTCCTGTCTTTTTCGCGCGGGGCCTGGGGGCTTTTCGCCGTCAGTGTCGTGCTGATGGTCGGGCTCCTGTTTTTGCAAAGCGACAGCGGCCGTTTCCGCCTGAAGATCGTGGTCATGACTGTAGCGGCGGTCACGCTGCTCATCGCCCTCGCTCTCATCACCCTTCAGATTCCCGGCGTCGCGGACATGCTGTCCGAACGCGCACGCCTCGCACAGGATTACGACTCGGCACGCCTTGGCCGGTTTGCTCGTTATGGCATCGGCTTCATGGTGGCGCTTGAGCATCCTCCCGGTATCGGGCCTCTGGTATTCGGCAAGATTTATGGAGAGGACACACACAACATCTGGCTGAAAGCGTTGCTGGACTACGGCTGGCTGGGCTTCAGCGCCTATCTGACCCTGACCATCTGGACGCTCGCGGCCGGCTTCAGGCTGATTTTGCGGAACCGGCCATGGCAGCCCTACCTGCTATGCGCCTATGTGGTCTACCTTGGCCATGTCGGCCTGGGAACATTCATCGACACAGATCACTGGCGCCATTTTTACCTGCTGCTGGGTATTATCTGGGCAATCATAGCGCTGGAAACCCGATATCAGAACCAACCCTCGCAAGGTGATCTGGACCATGGTGAGCTAAGGCTTTAA
- a CDS encoding beta-ketoacyl-ACP synthase III has product MIRSIVRGAGSALPRRIMKNSEFEGMLETSDEWIAQRTGIRQRHIAAADETTASLGAAAARAALDNAGLTPDDIDLIVLATSTPNNTFPATAVEIQNLLGMHHGFAFDMQAVCSGFVYAVTTADAYIRGGLSRRALVIGAETFSRLLDWEDRTTCVLFGDGAGAIVLEAGEGEGTIADRGVLAAALRSDGQHKGKLYVDGGVSTTGTIGHLRMEGREVFKHAVGMITDVIEATFSQAGITADDIDWFVPHQANKRIIDASAKKLGIAEEKVVITVDLHGNTSAASVPLALSVAVADGRIKPGDLVLLEAMGGGFTWGAVLLRW; this is encoded by the coding sequence TTGATCAGATCAATCGTCCGCGGCGCCGGTTCGGCCTTGCCCCGCCGCATCATGAAGAACTCCGAGTTCGAGGGAATGCTGGAGACCTCGGACGAATGGATTGCGCAACGCACCGGCATTCGCCAGCGCCATATCGCAGCCGCTGACGAGACAACGGCTTCTTTGGGAGCGGCTGCGGCACGCGCTGCGCTCGACAATGCCGGTCTGACGCCTGATGATATCGATCTGATCGTTTTGGCCACATCGACGCCCAACAACACCTTTCCGGCAACTGCCGTCGAAATCCAGAACCTGCTCGGGATGCATCACGGCTTTGCATTCGACATGCAGGCGGTCTGCTCGGGATTCGTCTATGCCGTCACCACGGCGGATGCCTATATTCGCGGTGGTCTTTCCAGACGCGCGCTGGTCATCGGCGCCGAGACTTTTTCGCGACTTCTGGACTGGGAGGACCGCACGACATGCGTCCTCTTCGGTGACGGCGCCGGTGCAATCGTGCTGGAAGCAGGCGAGGGCGAGGGGACCATTGCCGATCGCGGCGTGCTGGCCGCTGCCCTGCGTTCGGACGGGCAGCACAAGGGAAAGCTGTATGTCGACGGCGGTGTTTCGACAACCGGCACTATCGGTCACCTGAGAATGGAAGGCCGCGAGGTTTTCAAACACGCCGTTGGCATGATCACCGACGTTATCGAGGCGACGTTCTCGCAGGCGGGCATAACCGCAGATGATATCGACTGGTTCGTGCCGCATCAGGCCAACAAGCGCATCATCGATGCCTCCGCAAAAAAACTCGGCATCGCCGAGGAAAAAGTGGTGATCACGGTCGATCTCCACGGCAACACCTCGGCCGCCTCGGTGCCGCTGGCGCTATCTGTGGCCGTCGCCGACGGACGCATCAAGCCTGGTGACCTCGTGCTGCTGGAGGCGATGGGTGGCGGTTTCACCTGGGGCGCGGTTCTGCTGCGGTGGTAA
- the plsX gene encoding phosphate acyltransferase PlsX, with translation MIRISIDAMGGDHGAGVVIPALATVASRRPDIRFVIFGREDAVRPELAKFPGLADVSEFVHCDVAIQMDDKPSQALRHGRGTSSMWNAIDAVKNGQADACISAGNTGALMAMAKFCLRTMANVDRPAIAAIWPNVRSESVVLDVGATIGGDAQQLVDFAILGTGMARVLFGVERPTVGLLNVGVEEVKGQEEVKEAGRMLREADLASLDYRGFVEGDDIGKGTVDVVVTEGFSGNIALKTAEGTARQIAGYLKAAMNRTLMARIGYIFARGAFNQLREKMDVSRSNGGVFLGLNGIVVKSHGGADSGGFAAAVELGYDMVRNKLLERVQADIDLFHSRNPQGQTSEEPVVGTGEEG, from the coding sequence GTGATCAGAATTTCGATCGATGCAATGGGCGGCGACCATGGCGCTGGCGTGGTTATTCCCGCTCTTGCGACTGTTGCGTCACGGCGTCCGGACATAAGGTTCGTTATCTTCGGCCGCGAAGATGCGGTGCGCCCTGAACTGGCGAAATTTCCGGGCCTCGCTGACGTCAGCGAGTTCGTGCATTGCGACGTGGCCATCCAGATGGATGATAAGCCGAGCCAGGCGCTTCGGCACGGGCGCGGCACATCCTCGATGTGGAATGCCATCGATGCCGTGAAGAACGGTCAGGCGGATGCCTGCATTTCAGCAGGCAACACCGGCGCACTGATGGCCATGGCCAAGTTCTGCCTGCGCACCATGGCCAATGTGGACCGGCCGGCCATTGCAGCCATCTGGCCGAATGTGCGTTCCGAGAGCGTGGTGCTGGATGTCGGCGCAACGATCGGTGGTGACGCACAGCAGCTCGTTGATTTCGCCATATTGGGCACAGGGATGGCCCGCGTCCTGTTCGGCGTGGAACGCCCGACGGTGGGGCTGCTCAATGTTGGCGTCGAAGAGGTGAAAGGGCAGGAAGAGGTCAAGGAAGCGGGGCGGATGCTTCGTGAAGCCGACCTTGCCTCGCTCGACTATCGCGGTTTCGTCGAGGGCGACGACATCGGAAAAGGCACGGTAGACGTTGTGGTCACCGAAGGCTTTTCCGGCAACATAGCGCTGAAGACTGCCGAGGGCACGGCCCGGCAGATCGCAGGATACCTCAAGGCGGCTATGAACCGCACTCTGATGGCCCGTATCGGCTATATTTTTGCCCGCGGTGCGTTCAATCAGCTGCGTGAGAAAATGGATGTCAGCCGCTCCAATGGCGGCGTCTTCCTCGGCCTTAACGGCATCGTGGTGAAAAGCCATGGCGGGGCGGATTCCGGCGGGTTTGCAGCTGCCGTCGAGCTTGGATATGACATGGTCAGAAACAAATTGCTGGAGCGCGTGCAGGCAGATATCGATCTGTTTCATTCGCGAAACCCGCAAGGCCAGACCAGCGAAGAGCCCGTCGTCGGGACCGGCGAAGAAGGATAA
- a CDS encoding glycosyltransferase family 4 protein: MKDKLRIVHCFRSPLGGIFRHVRDLTEAQAAAGHSVGIVCDSTTGGAFEDALFEQISGNLVLGIHRTPMQRHIGIGDALAAWKTFRIIKELQPDVLHGHGAKGGAYARLFGSLLRVSGSRVARIYSPHGGSLHYDEETLAGKTLFALERAMGKLTDHLLFVSDHERRTYRHKVGAPHGPSSLVYNGLRAAEFAPVIVREDAADFLYIGMMRDLKGPDIFIDAFAAAEKLMGRPLTAVMVGDGEDLPKYREQVARLGLEERITFHQPMPARQAFELANLVIVPSRAEAMPYIVLETLAAGRPIIASAVGGIPEVLGTGSKALIAPKPDILAASIVSALSDPEACRRAMPDVVALRKVFNANVMAGRIEAAYTATLNGKDEIGRAGDQQDCTAG; the protein is encoded by the coding sequence ATGAAGGACAAATTGCGTATCGTTCACTGCTTCCGTTCTCCTCTCGGCGGCATATTCCGGCATGTGCGCGATCTGACGGAGGCCCAGGCAGCGGCGGGACACAGCGTCGGCATCGTATGCGACTCCACAACGGGAGGCGCGTTTGAAGATGCGTTGTTCGAGCAGATCTCCGGGAATCTTGTGCTGGGAATCCATCGCACGCCCATGCAGCGCCACATCGGCATCGGCGACGCCCTCGCCGCATGGAAAACATTCAGGATCATCAAGGAATTGCAGCCGGACGTGCTTCACGGGCACGGTGCAAAAGGCGGCGCTTACGCCCGCCTTTTCGGCTCACTGTTGCGGGTTTCAGGGTCTCGCGTGGCCCGCATCTATTCTCCCCATGGCGGCAGCCTCCACTATGACGAGGAAACGCTGGCCGGCAAAACGCTGTTTGCGCTGGAGCGGGCCATGGGAAAGCTCACCGATCACCTGCTGTTCGTCTCCGACCATGAACGCCGGACATATCGTCACAAAGTGGGTGCGCCGCACGGACCAAGCAGCCTCGTCTACAATGGCTTGCGTGCGGCTGAGTTCGCGCCCGTCATCGTGCGCGAAGATGCCGCCGATTTCCTCTATATCGGCATGATGCGCGACCTGAAGGGGCCGGACATCTTCATCGATGCCTTCGCCGCTGCGGAAAAACTGATGGGCCGCCCCCTGACTGCCGTGATGGTGGGAGACGGAGAAGACCTTCCAAAATACAGGGAACAGGTCGCCCGGCTGGGACTTGAAGAGAGAATCACATTTCATCAGCCGATGCCCGCCAGACAGGCTTTTGAACTGGCAAATCTGGTCATCGTGCCATCACGAGCGGAGGCCATGCCCTACATCGTGCTGGAAACGCTCGCAGCAGGACGGCCCATCATCGCTTCGGCTGTCGGCGGTATTCCCGAAGTGCTCGGAACAGGCTCGAAAGCGCTGATCGCACCCAAACCCGATATTCTGGCCGCCTCGATAGTGTCGGCGCTATCCGATCCCGAAGCCTGCAGGCGCGCTATGCCCGATGTTGTCGCCCTCCGCAAAGTCTTCAATGCAAACGTCATGGCGGGCAGGATCGAAGCTGCCTATACTGCAACCCTGAACGGAAAAGATGAAATCGGGCGCGCCGGTGATCAGCAGGATTGCACTGCCGGATAG
- a CDS encoding exopolysaccharide transport family protein has protein sequence MSGPQLAQADLDVDIRQLFGSLFRNWLRILIVALCAVGAALAFASTTTPRYRAETRLLIETRESVFTRPESGQSEQPVLDDQGVTSQVQVVSSTETLAKVAEQLGLAKLPEFDEGANSSGLQRLLVIAGLKSDPGIMAVEERVIRRMREKLNVYRVEGSRVIVIEFSSEDPKLAAEIPNLIADTYIASQGNAKLESNAAATEWLAPEIEDLSKRVKEAEAKVAAYRGQSDILVGQNNSVLATQQLAELSSELSRLRASRAAAEATADSVRQALQNGGSLDALPEVMSSGLIQRLRERQIQLQSEITDLSTTLLDNHPRIRALRSQLTGLDAQIQSEARKVLSGLMTEAETAKARENQLLAEVNQLKAASARAGEQEVELNALEREAAAQRQLLETYLTRYREASARQDRNYLPVDARVFSRAVAPAEPYFPKVLPIVGAAFFGAILIMAIITLLRELFSGRAMRPAPVPYPVQEQEPLPEPAASALPASILFAATGQAEDTAKPLQEAQAQQAEPLEEPAEPEPLPDPEPVMTPEVAEPTAQTTQEDPVVAEDVSLTVSEGSPDVEPDLPQQILTEMEPALMEEEPAPVSATPATRLDLGEVGIDTAVRKLIESGASRAVFVSPEGDEAAASAIMVARDIADAGLRVVLVDLTASGAVSEAMLESLTLPGITDLLAGDAQFTDVLHPDHFSDCHIMPVGVADPIRAMRAASRLPVILQSLAAAYDLVVVECGPTDAQGIRRLSSSEAEVFISLLDPDDVALSAAANIIRDGFPDAILVTPVESHTPRGPMPGTRAA, from the coding sequence ATGTCAGGACCCCAGTTGGCCCAGGCCGATCTCGATGTGGACATCAGGCAGCTTTTTGGCAGTCTGTTCCGCAACTGGCTGCGCATACTCATTGTTGCCTTGTGCGCAGTCGGTGCGGCGCTGGCCTTCGCCTCCACCACGACGCCACGCTATCGGGCCGAAACGCGGCTGCTGATAGAAACGCGGGAATCCGTTTTCACCCGGCCGGAGAGCGGGCAGAGCGAGCAACCTGTTCTCGATGATCAGGGCGTCACCAGCCAGGTTCAGGTGGTGTCCTCGACGGAGACACTGGCAAAGGTCGCCGAACAACTTGGGCTGGCGAAGCTGCCCGAATTCGATGAAGGCGCGAACAGTTCGGGGTTGCAGCGGCTTCTCGTGATTGCCGGACTGAAGTCGGATCCCGGTATCATGGCTGTCGAAGAGCGCGTCATTCGCCGCATGCGCGAGAAGCTGAACGTATACCGTGTCGAAGGATCGCGGGTGATCGTGATCGAGTTTTCTTCGGAGGATCCAAAGCTCGCGGCGGAAATCCCCAATCTCATCGCGGACACTTACATCGCGTCTCAGGGAAACGCGAAGCTTGAGTCGAACGCGGCCGCAACCGAATGGCTGGCGCCGGAGATCGAGGACCTTTCAAAAAGGGTGAAAGAGGCAGAAGCCAAAGTTGCGGCGTATCGCGGACAATCGGACATTCTGGTTGGTCAGAACAATTCCGTGCTGGCGACGCAGCAGCTTGCCGAGCTTTCGAGCGAACTTTCCCGCCTGCGCGCCAGCCGCGCTGCCGCTGAAGCCACCGCGGACAGCGTGCGGCAGGCGCTTCAGAATGGTGGCTCGCTCGATGCGCTGCCTGAGGTGATGTCTTCCGGTCTGATCCAGAGGCTGCGCGAACGTCAGATCCAGTTACAGTCGGAAATCACCGATCTCTCCACGACGCTGCTCGACAATCACCCGCGCATCCGTGCCTTGCGCTCGCAGCTTACCGGCCTCGATGCCCAGATTCAGTCCGAAGCGCGCAAGGTATTGTCGGGGCTGATGACCGAAGCGGAAACCGCGAAGGCGCGGGAAAACCAGCTTCTGGCAGAGGTCAACCAGCTCAAGGCTGCATCCGCGCGTGCCGGCGAGCAGGAGGTGGAGCTGAACGCACTTGAGCGTGAGGCCGCAGCCCAGCGTCAGCTTCTGGAAACCTATCTGACCCGGTATCGCGAGGCGTCCGCCCGACAGGACCGCAACTACCTGCCGGTCGATGCCCGGGTTTTCTCACGCGCCGTTGCGCCGGCGGAGCCCTATTTCCCGAAAGTGCTGCCGATCGTCGGCGCTGCTTTCTTCGGCGCCATCCTGATCATGGCAATCATCACCCTGCTTCGGGAGCTTTTTTCGGGTCGTGCAATGCGTCCGGCCCCTGTTCCTTATCCTGTTCAGGAGCAGGAGCCCCTACCAGAGCCTGCCGCCAGCGCTTTGCCAGCGAGCATTCTTTTCGCTGCAACCGGGCAGGCGGAAGACACCGCGAAACCGTTGCAGGAGGCGCAAGCACAACAGGCTGAGCCATTGGAGGAGCCTGCCGAACCGGAGCCTCTGCCTGATCCGGAGCCAGTGATGACGCCGGAGGTTGCTGAGCCGACGGCCCAGACGACGCAGGAGGATCCGGTCGTTGCTGAAGACGTTTCCCTGACGGTGTCTGAGGGTTCGCCTGATGTCGAACCTGACTTGCCGCAACAAATCCTGACGGAGATGGAGCCCGCGCTGATGGAGGAAGAGCCAGCACCGGTTTCCGCCACACCGGCAACGCGTCTCGATCTTGGTGAAGTCGGCATCGACACCGCCGTTCGCAAGCTTATCGAAAGCGGAGCCTCGCGTGCCGTTTTCGTCTCGCCGGAAGGCGATGAAGCGGCTGCCAGCGCAATCATGGTTGCGCGCGACATTGCCGACGCCGGTCTGAGGGTCGTCCTGGTCGACCTGACAGCTTCGGGCGCCGTGTCGGAAGCCATGCTTGAAAGCCTGACCTTGCCGGGAATAACCGATCTTCTGGCGGGCGATGCGCAGTTTACCGATGTGCTTCATCCGGATCATTTCTCGGATTGTCACATCATGCCGGTCGGTGTCGCCGATCCCATCCGTGCCATGCGCGCGGCCAGCCGCCTGCCGGTCATCCTGCAATCGCTGGCGGCTGCCTATGATCTGGTCGTGGTCGAATGCGGGCCGACCGACGCGCAGGGCATCAGGCGTCTGTCATCCAGCGAAGCGGAAGTGTTCATAAGCCTGCT
- a CDS encoding undecaprenyl-phosphate glucose phosphotransferase, which yields MNDIDPSRRFSADAVRKLNASSSEERPAVLNEMARQVATQLERDTLRPVMVSGMLRIMEFAVLLLSGLGLYLFYVGPLDVMFWHYCLVIAGGSLIAVTFMEFGECYQIAALMRPFATFSRIFLIWAATFALMALTGFALKVSGDFSRIMFGAWFVVGFVAIFFLRLVMAKMIRRWARNGRMERRAVIVGGGKAAEDLIRAVEQQPHNDIRICGIFDDRDDKRSPPVVAGYPKLGTISELIEFARIARIDLLIVSLPITAEQRVLQLLKKLWVLPVDIRLSAHSNALQFRPRAYSYIGSIPLLDIFDKPINDWDSVAKRAFDIVFSLIGIVLFSPIMIATAIAIKLDSKGPVLFKQKRHGFNNEVIEVYKFRSMYADQSDPTAKKTVTRNDPRVTRVGRFIRKTSIDELPQFFNALFGSLSLVGPRPHAVAAQSHNLLYAEVVDGYFARHKVKPGVTGWAQINGWRGEMDTNEKIRMRTEYDLYYIENWSLLFDLRILILTPFRLLNTENAY from the coding sequence ATGAACGATATAGACCCCTCCCGCCGCTTTTCGGCCGACGCCGTGCGCAAACTGAATGCCTCTTCCTCCGAGGAGAGGCCTGCCGTGCTCAATGAAATGGCACGTCAGGTCGCCACTCAACTGGAACGTGACACCCTCAGACCAGTCATGGTCAGCGGGATGCTGCGAATCATGGAATTTGCGGTGCTTCTGCTTTCGGGACTTGGTCTCTACCTGTTCTATGTCGGCCCGCTCGATGTCATGTTCTGGCATTACTGCCTCGTCATCGCCGGCGGGTCTCTCATCGCCGTCACCTTCATGGAATTCGGCGAATGCTATCAGATCGCCGCGTTGATGCGCCCCTTCGCCACGTTCTCGCGGATTTTCCTGATCTGGGCTGCCACTTTCGCGCTGATGGCGCTGACCGGCTTCGCTCTGAAGGTCAGCGGCGATTTCTCGCGCATCATGTTCGGCGCCTGGTTCGTTGTCGGCTTCGTCGCCATCTTCTTCCTTCGCCTTGTCATGGCGAAGATGATCAGGCGCTGGGCACGCAACGGCCGGATGGAGCGCCGCGCAGTGATCGTCGGTGGCGGAAAGGCCGCCGAAGACCTGATCCGGGCCGTTGAGCAGCAGCCTCATAACGACATCCGCATATGCGGCATATTCGATGACCGTGACGACAAGCGCTCGCCGCCCGTCGTTGCAGGATACCCGAAGCTCGGCACCATCTCGGAGCTGATCGAGTTCGCGCGGATTGCGCGCATCGATCTGCTCATTGTTTCCCTGCCGATCACCGCCGAACAGCGGGTGCTGCAATTGCTGAAGAAGCTGTGGGTGCTGCCGGTGGATATCCGCCTTTCCGCACATTCCAACGCCCTGCAGTTCCGGCCGCGCGCCTATTCCTATATCGGCTCGATACCGCTGCTCGATATATTCGACAAACCCATCAATGACTGGGATTCGGTTGCCAAGCGCGCCTTCGACATCGTCTTCAGCCTGATCGGGATCGTTCTGTTTTCGCCGATAATGATCGCCACCGCGATCGCCATCAAGCTCGATTCGAAAGGCCCCGTGCTCTTCAAGCAGAAGCGCCATGGCTTCAACAATGAAGTGATCGAGGTCTACAAATTCCGGTCCATGTATGCGGACCAGTCCGACCCGACCGCCAAAAAGACCGTCACCAGAAACGACCCGCGCGTAACCCGCGTGGGACGCTTCATCCGCAAGACCTCAATCGATGAGCTGCCGCAATTCTTCAACGCGCTGTTCGGCTCGCTTTCGCTCGTGGGCCCGCGCCCGCATGCGGTGGCCGCGCAATCGCACAATCTGCTCTACGCCGAAGTGGTTGACGGCTATTTCGCCCGGCATAAGGTCAAGCCCGGTGTCACCGGCTGGGCGCAGATCAACGGCTGGCGGGGCGAGATGGACACCAACGAAAAAATCCGGATGCGCACCGAATACGACCTCTATTACATAGAGAACTGGTCGCTGTTGTTCGATCTCAGGATTCTTATCCTGACACCCTTCCGTCTGCTGAACACGGAAAACGCCTATTGA
- a CDS encoding integration host factor subunit alpha, with product MGGKTLTRADLAEAVYRKVGLSRTESADLVEEVLNEICEAIVRGETVKLSSFATFQVRSKNERIGRNPKTGEEVPILPRRVMTFKASNVLKNRILRSHQNRSKGGK from the coding sequence ATGGGGGGAAAGACACTTACGCGCGCCGATCTCGCTGAGGCTGTTTACCGCAAGGTGGGACTGTCGAGGACGGAATCGGCCGATCTGGTCGAGGAAGTTCTCAACGAGATTTGCGAAGCGATCGTGCGTGGTGAAACGGTCAAGCTGTCCTCATTCGCCACTTTTCAGGTTCGTTCCAAGAATGAGCGCATCGGTCGTAATCCCAAGACCGGCGAGGAAGTGCCGATTCTGCCGCGCCGTGTGATGACCTTCAAAGCCTCCAACGTGCTGAAGAACCGCATTCTGCGTTCGCATCAGAACCGCAGCAAGGGTGGGAAATAG
- a CDS encoding MerR family transcriptional regulator → MEKSPDAFRTISEVAEDLDLPQHVLRFWETRFTQIKPMKRGGGRRYYRPQDVELIKGIRHMLYDQGYTIKGVQKLLRENGNQFLVAIGNGDLAAVEAIAQRKHADAVELTPAAQPRPLDEEQMVGQPKAKPSRRFFGLGKSDEEGPVQPDGGRLSRDNRALLQEALFDLLECKRLLDQVR, encoded by the coding sequence ATGGAAAAGAGCCCCGACGCCTTTCGCACCATCAGCGAAGTCGCGGAAGATCTTGATCTTCCGCAGCATGTGCTGCGTTTCTGGGAAACCCGGTTTACGCAGATCAAGCCCATGAAGCGTGGCGGTGGCCGCCGCTATTATCGGCCGCAGGATGTCGAGCTCATCAAGGGCATCCGCCACATGCTTTATGATCAGGGCTACACTATCAAGGGTGTTCAGAAGCTTCTGCGCGAGAATGGCAACCAGTTTCTGGTCGCTATCGGCAATGGCGATCTGGCGGCGGTTGAAGCCATCGCTCAGCGCAAGCACGCCGACGCCGTAGAGCTTACCCCTGCCGCACAGCCCCGGCCACTGGATGAAGAGCAGATGGTGGGGCAGCCAAAGGCAAAGCCCAGCCGCCGCTTTTTCGGGCTGGGCAAATCCGACGAGGAGGGGCCGGTTCAGCCGGACGGTGGCAGGCTCTCGCGTGATAACCGCGCTCTTCTTCAGGAGGCGCTGTTCGACCTTCTGGAATGCAAGCGCCTGCTCGATCAGGTTCGCTGA